The sequence TATTCTCTTCAGTCAGATTTTCGTCAAACTCTAATAGTAGAAATCGTTCAATAAAATTGAGTTCGTTAAGGAAGTTAGGAATATTCTTTTTAGCTTGAGTCATCACCTGCTCAATATATTCCTTATCAGCCGAACTTGCTCCTCCACTATTAATATATGTACGATAAACCGGGAATAAAGCTAAAATCTCTACTAAAGCGGCTTTTAATCCGTACATTGTGAAATCGCTAGCATAGCGATAGCCAGCAGATATTTTCTTGAAAAGATGAGCTAAATTATCAATATCTCCGGCTAAGTGTTTTTCAATAATTAGTCTTTTGTTTTTATCTATCAATTCTTCGCAGGAGACTGATTCACCAATAAATCGCTGGTAAATATCGTCAAATTGCTGTTCGTTTGACTGGTCGCACAAAAGACCATTAAGTTGGTTAAGAAAATCGTATCCTGATGTTCCTTGAATTGGCCAAGTTATCGGTAATTCTTCTTCAGGCTCAAGAATTTTTTCGACAATTAAGTAAACTTCTGGTGCTTTTTCCCGCAGTCGATTTAGATATTGTGCGGGGTCATATAACCCGTCTATATGGTCAATTCTTAACCCACCAAACTTGCCCTCTTCAACTAATTGTAGAATCAGCGAATGAGTAGTTTCAAAAACATTTTCATCTTCAATACGAAGCGATATTAAATCATTAACAGTAAAAAACCGCCTGTAATTAAGTTCTTCATTACCTACTTTCCAGTAAGCAAGACGGAAAAATTGATCTGTTAATAAATCTTCTAATAAATCAAAGCTTTCTGGCTTTCCAGGTTCTCCGTTAAAAGTACTAATATTTTCTTCAATATATTGTTTAACTTCCTCGGAATCATTCCAGAGTTCCCATAACATCCTTTTGATAAAGCTGATTTGGTCTTCTCTTTCTCTTCCTTCTTCACCAGAAGGAATATATTTCAATGTATAAAGAACGCCTAAAAGTTTTACAAAAGCAGGATGGTCTCTACCCAATTTCTCCTGCAACCGTGCCAAATTATAAGTAAGAACTTGGCTATAGGATTCAATACGAATCGGAAATTTATTGTCGTAATAATTAATTGTTAAGCCCTGTTTTTCGTACTGAATTTGTAATTCGCCGCTTTCAAGACAATCACCACAAAATCTTCCTAAAAAAGGCGCTAATACTTTACAATTATTTTCCGGATAATGATGATTCCAGTCAATGTCAAAAAAGCCTCTATATTTAGAATCAGCCCCATTTTCTAAGACATCCATCAGCATCTCATTTTGGCTATTAAAAGCCATATGGTTGGGAACAATATCTTGTAGCCAGCCAATATTTAGATTTTGAAGTTGTTCGACTAATTCATTAAATTTATCGACTCCTCCTAATTCTGGGTCAATTTCGCGAGGATTTACCGCATCATAACCGTGAGTACTACCTTTTCTAGAAGTCAGAATTGGGGAAGCATATAAATGAGAAACACCCAACTGTTCCAAATAAGCAGCAATAGCCGCAGCTTCTGTAAAACCAAAGTTAGGAGTAAATTGAATTCGATATGTTGCTAAAGGTATTTGCATCATAGTAATTTTAGATTTTAAAGTTAGTAGATAGTTGTTAGTAGATAGTTGTTAGTTGTAAAAAATTAAGACTTAAAAGTGAGGAGCTAAGAGTTATAAATTAAGGTTTTAGAGTTAGGAATTAGTAGTGGGAGCCGGAAAGCTCCCTATATATTCCTACATCTTCCAATCTCCCTATCTCCACAACTGTTCACTGCTCACTGCTCGCTGTTCACTGTTCACTGCTAACTGTTAACTGCTCGCTGTTCGCTGTTCACTGCTCACTGCTCGCTGTTCACTGTTCACTGTTCACTGCTCGCTGATTCTCGTAAACCACAACACTATAAGGATTAATCATCAATTCGGGGTTCTTTGCTCCATCCAGTTTTTCGGGTAACCCAGAACCCTTTCCTCCCCAAGTTTCTGCGCTCGAATCAAGCACTTTTTTCCAAATTCCGCTCTTATTGTTATCTGTAATCTTAACAGCTTCCGAGCCAAAGTTAAGCCAGCAAAGAATTTGACTATCTTGATGGTGTCTTTGCATCCACAATACTTTTTCTGGTTTTAGTACTTTTACTTCTAATTGATTCCTATCTAAGTTCCGCAATGCTGGAACATTTTTCCGCATTTGCAGTAATTTCTGATGAAATAACCATAGCTTTTCATGCTCCCCGGTTTTACGCTTGTCCCAATTTAATTGGGATTTTTTGAAGGTTTCTTCTGCTTGCGGATCGGGTGCTTCTTGTCCGTCTATTTCATGGAATGCCGCAAATTCGGCTTTTCTGCCTTTTCTGACTGCTTCAATTAAATCTGGATCTCCATGACTGACAAAATAAAGAAATGGTGCTGTTTCGCCGTATTCTTCACCCATAAACAACATGGGGACGTAAGGTGAGAGTAAAAGCGCTGCTGCTGTCAGCTTCAAAGATTCAAAGGATATTAAATTAGATAATCTATCCCCCAACATTCGGTTCCCTACCTGATCGTGGTTTTGGGCACAGACGACAAACTGACTCGAAGCGCAACCTGTAGGTTCTCCGCCATGATATCTTTTACGATGGGGAGAGTAATCCCAAGTATAAACAAATCCCTGGCGATAAATCTTTGCTAACTGCTCTAAACTGCCAAAATCTTCGTAATAACCGTTATTTTCTCCAGTTAGTACCGTATGCAAAGCATGGTGAAAATCATCACTCCATTGAGCATCGATTCCGTATCCACCCACTTCCGGAGAACGAATAATTCTGGGATCGTTGAGATCGCTTTCAGCAATTAAATAAAACTGACGATTTTTTCTCCGTTCTAATTCAGCTACAGCTTCAGCCATTTCTGCCAAAATATGCTTTGCCCCAAAGTCGTAAATAGCATGAACGGCATCTAAACGTAATCCATCTAAATGGTAATTTTCCAACCAGTACACAACGTTTTGTACAAAATAATCGCGTACTCCATCGCTATAAGCACCATCAAAATTAACGGCGCTACCCCAAGGAGTTTTATAGTTATCTGTAAAGTAAGTTCCGAAGCCCCAAAGGTAATTTCCTTCCGGCCCGAGGTGATTGTAAACTACATCTAAAACTACCGATATTCCTGCTTGGTGACAAGCATCAACAAGTTTTTTCAAACCGTCAACACCACCGTAAGAATTTTGTACGGCATAGGGAAAAACACCATCATAGCCCCAGTTTCGACTTCCAGGAAACTGAGCCACGGGCATGATTTCGATAGTATTTACGCCCAAATCTTTTAATTCTAATAATCGAGAAATTATTGATTCAAACGTACCTTCTTCAGTAAAAGTTCCTACATGTAACTCGTAGATAACCATGTCTGACAAAGGAACACCCTGCCATTGGTCATCATTCCACTTAAAGCTATGGTGGTCAATTATTTCCGTAGCACCGTGAACCCCATTCGGTTGGGAATGAGCCGCTGGATCTGCTGTATCTCTCTCACCATCTAGCTGATAATAATAGAGGCTACCTGGTTTTATATCTGCGATTGAACCCTGCCAATAACCGCGTTCGTCTTTTTCCAAAGGGATAACTTTCTCTAATGGTTCAACTAAGTGAACCGCAACTTTGCCCGCTAGAGGTGCCCACAGACTAAAGTTGCAAGTATTGCTTGAATATTGAGAACCGATATGCATTTTCAAGTTGTAATTGCTAATTGGTAGATACAAGAGATATGTATGGGGCATAGAGCATGGAACATGGCGAAGATGGGAAGAATTAACAATTCCCAATTTCCTATGCCCGTTGCCCATTGCCCGTTGCCCTATTAACTATTCATAATCGTATTCTTGGCTAAGTTGTCCAAGCCTCTGGAGTATGACTATAGAACGCGATTCGACTTTGATTGGTTTATCTTCGATATAGCGTTTACCGCGTTGAACAAATCTGGGTTTAGTGGTGTCAACAATAGTTACCCATTCCCATTCCTGCAATTCTGGGGGAATGATAAATTCCAACAATTCGTAGTGAGCATTAAATAAGATTAGGAAATTTTCGTCAATGATCCGCTCTCCCCTAGGTCCTGGTGAAGCGATTCCTTCACCGTTCAGAAAAATACCAATAGCTTTAGCAAAACCGCTATTCCATTGTTCTTCGGTCATTTTACCGCCATCGGGGTTAAACCAAGAAATATCGGTTACTTCCGTACCGCGAATAGCTCTCCCTTGGAACCATTTACGTCTCTTAAATACTGGATGTCGGCGACGAAAATCAATTAATTGTCGGGTAAAATCGAGTAAATTCTCGTTTTCTTCTTGTAAATCCCAATCTAACCATGAAATATCATTATCCTGACAATAAGGATTGTTATTTCCTCCTTGAGTTCTTCCCATTTCGTCACCCATAACTATCATGGGTACTCCTTGGGAAAGTAATAAAGTGACTAAAAAGTTTCGTCGCTGTTTTTTACGAAGCTTCTCAATTGCGAAGTCTTCTGTTTCTCCTTCTGCACCACAATTCCACGAACGGTTGTGACTTTCTCCATCACGGTTACCTTCATTGTTGGCTTCGTTATGCTTTTCGTTGTAGCTAACTAAATCGTTTAACGTAAAACCATCGTGGGCGGTAATAAAGTTAATACTCGCGCTGGGACTACGTCCGTTAAATTCGTAAAGGTCGGAACTACCCGTAAATCTGTAGGCAAATTCTGCTAAACGACTGTCTTCTCCACGCCAGAAATCTCGTACTGTATCGCGATATTTTCCATTCCACTCAGACCATAATAAGGGAAATTCACCGACTTGGTAGCCTCCTTCACCTACGTCCCAAGGCTCGGCAATTAATTTCACATCTGCTAAAACTGGGTCTTGGTGAATAATATCGAAGAATGCTGCGAGTTTATCTACTGCGTATAATTCTCTAGCTAATGCAGATGCTAAGTCAAAACGGAAACCATCAACATGACATTCCAAAACCCAGTATCGCAAACTATCCATAATCAGCTTGAGTACCTGGGGATGACGCACGTTAAGGGAATTACCGCAACCAGTAAAATCCATATAGTAGCGTAAATCGCCGTCTACCAAACGGTAGTAAGAGGCATTATCAATACCGCGTAAAGATATAGTTGGCCCCATATGATTACCTTCACCCGTATGGTTGTAAACCACATCAAGGATGACTTCTATCCCGGCTTGATGGAGGCGCTTGACCATATGCTTAAATTCTTTAAGCTGTTGCCCCAAACTACCGCTAGCGCTGTAACCAGAGTAAGGAGCCAGATAAGAAATTGAATCATAGCCCCAATAGTTCTTCAATCCACTGCCAACTAAATGCCCCGGTTGCGATAAAAAATGATGTATCGGCATCAATTCCACCGCAGTTACACCTAAAGACTGGAGATGCGAAATAGTCGCAGGGTGAGCGAGTCCGGCATAAGTCCCTCTTAATTTTGCCGGGATTTCTTCATGTAATTTAGTAAAACCTTTGACATGAGTTTCGTAGATTACCGTTTCGTGCCAAGGAGTTTGTAAAAGTTCATCTCCTTCCCAATCAAAGCTCTTATCTACAACTACCGATTTAGGAATTAAATGAGCATCATTCAATTCCGAAAATCCCAAATCATCTTTGGGATCGTCCCAACGATAACCAAAAATCTCTTCACCGAAACCAATCTCCCCGTCAACAGCATAAGAGTAGGGGTCAATCAATAATTTGTTCGGGTTAAATCTGTGTCCTTCATGGGGAGCAAACGCACCGTGTACTCGAAACCCATAACGCTGACCGGGGCCAATCGAAGGTACGTAGCCGTGCCAAGTAAAATTAC comes from Rivularia sp. PCC 7116 and encodes:
- the treY gene encoding malto-oligosyltrehalose synthase, with the protein product MQIPLATYRIQFTPNFGFTEAAAIAAYLEQLGVSHLYASPILTSRKGSTHGYDAVNPREIDPELGGVDKFNELVEQLQNLNIGWLQDIVPNHMAFNSQNEMLMDVLENGADSKYRGFFDIDWNHHYPENNCKVLAPFLGRFCGDCLESGELQIQYEKQGLTINYYDNKFPIRIESYSQVLTYNLARLQEKLGRDHPAFVKLLGVLYTLKYIPSGEEGREREDQISFIKRMLWELWNDSEEVKQYIEENISTFNGEPGKPESFDLLEDLLTDQFFRLAYWKVGNEELNYRRFFTVNDLISLRIEDENVFETTHSLILQLVEEGKFGGLRIDHIDGLYDPAQYLNRLREKAPEVYLIVEKILEPEEELPITWPIQGTSGYDFLNQLNGLLCDQSNEQQFDDIYQRFIGESVSCEELIDKNKRLIIEKHLAGDIDNLAHLFKKISAGYRYASDFTMYGLKAALVEILALFPVYRTYINSGGASSADKEYIEQVMTQAKKNIPNFLNELNFIERFLLLEFDENLTEENKEEWLRFLMRLQQFTGPLMAKGVEDTVLYVYNRLVSLNEVGSHPGSFGVSLEDFHTYNSNRTANWPHTMNTTSTHDTKRGEDVRARISILSEIPEEWEQNLKQWRDINAAHKDYVGGRDIPTFNDEYLFYQTLIGAFPFSKEEYPTFVERIKEYIIKAIREAKVHTAWLKNDTDYEDGFTNFAEKVLKDSPDNEFLEAFRPFQQKIQHYGILNSLSQSLIKLTAPGLPDIYQGTELWDLSLVDPDNRRPVDFEQRQKYLEEIKSQNEAHLLDYIAQLLETPEDARVKLFLIYKTLQTRGEFLDLFQRGTYEKLTIVGSLKSHIVGFSRELGEQKVIIIAPRFFSSLVEIGEYPFGEQVWQETRIVPPTDSTTVWQDVFTGQLVEGEDALWVRDILQNFPVALLVNKQLPASNEQ
- the glgX gene encoding glycogen debranching protein GlgX; its protein translation is MYLSLWPGKPLPLGANWDGKGTNFALFSENATAVELCLFDKEGRETRLALREVSNFTWHGYVPSIGPGQRYGFRVHGAFAPHEGHRFNPNKLLIDPYSYAVDGEIGFGEEIFGYRWDDPKDDLGFSELNDAHLIPKSVVVDKSFDWEGDELLQTPWHETVIYETHVKGFTKLHEEIPAKLRGTYAGLAHPATISHLQSLGVTAVELMPIHHFLSQPGHLVGSGLKNYWGYDSISYLAPYSGYSASGSLGQQLKEFKHMVKRLHQAGIEVILDVVYNHTGEGNHMGPTISLRGIDNASYYRLVDGDLRYYMDFTGCGNSLNVRHPQVLKLIMDSLRYWVLECHVDGFRFDLASALARELYAVDKLAAFFDIIHQDPVLADVKLIAEPWDVGEGGYQVGEFPLLWSEWNGKYRDTVRDFWRGEDSRLAEFAYRFTGSSDLYEFNGRSPSASINFITAHDGFTLNDLVSYNEKHNEANNEGNRDGESHNRSWNCGAEGETEDFAIEKLRKKQRRNFLVTLLLSQGVPMIVMGDEMGRTQGGNNNPYCQDNDISWLDWDLQEENENLLDFTRQLIDFRRRHPVFKRRKWFQGRAIRGTEVTDISWFNPDGGKMTEEQWNSGFAKAIGIFLNGEGIASPGPRGERIIDENFLILFNAHYELLEFIIPPELQEWEWVTIVDTTKPRFVQRGKRYIEDKPIKVESRSIVILQRLGQLSQEYDYE
- the treZ gene encoding malto-oligosyltrehalose trehalohydrolase, with amino-acid sequence MHIGSQYSSNTCNFSLWAPLAGKVAVHLVEPLEKVIPLEKDERGYWQGSIADIKPGSLYYYQLDGERDTADPAAHSQPNGVHGATEIIDHHSFKWNDDQWQGVPLSDMVIYELHVGTFTEEGTFESIISRLLELKDLGVNTIEIMPVAQFPGSRNWGYDGVFPYAVQNSYGGVDGLKKLVDACHQAGISVVLDVVYNHLGPEGNYLWGFGTYFTDNYKTPWGSAVNFDGAYSDGVRDYFVQNVVYWLENYHLDGLRLDAVHAIYDFGAKHILAEMAEAVAELERRKNRQFYLIAESDLNDPRIIRSPEVGGYGIDAQWSDDFHHALHTVLTGENNGYYEDFGSLEQLAKIYRQGFVYTWDYSPHRKRYHGGEPTGCASSQFVVCAQNHDQVGNRMLGDRLSNLISFESLKLTAAALLLSPYVPMLFMGEEYGETAPFLYFVSHGDPDLIEAVRKGRKAEFAAFHEIDGQEAPDPQAEETFKKSQLNWDKRKTGEHEKLWLFHQKLLQMRKNVPALRNLDRNQLEVKVLKPEKVLWMQRHHQDSQILCWLNFGSEAVKITDNNKSGIWKKVLDSSAETWGGKGSGLPEKLDGAKNPELMINPYSVVVYENQRAVNSEQ